The genomic DNA CTTTACGATTCTCCGGATGATGAATTAGTTCCATACATTATGAGTTCCGGAAAAATTGGATCTGTCTTCTCACTTATTCCGGTGAAAACAATCATTTCCGTAGGTTTAACAGAGAAGACGTGTCCGATTGGATTCTCTCCACCCGAATCCCGGATATTCGAGGTTTCTGTAATTTTCGACAAAACTCGTGACGGAGATGTACGTGTATTCAGAGGATCAGGCGAACCGGTCCTTACGTTCAGTTCTGAAAGAGGCGATGAGAAGTTCCTTCTCTGGGTTTCTCAGAGTGATACTGTCTGGGTATACCCATTCTTTAATGAAGCTGACATGTCAGGAGATGCCACTGTCAGGATTGCAGCTGCTGATTCCAGGGAAATTGATGAATCGTATTCTGGAGAGATAGGAGATAACTCATCCACAGAGTTTTTCACCGTTACCGCTCAGGCTGGAACAATCCTTGATATTGCTCTTTCCGGAGAGGACAGGGAAGTTGATATTGACCTTTTCGTGAGCGGACCGGGAATAGATCTTGTAGCCGAGGGCTGGCTGAGTAATGTCGATGCCGCAGGGGATGAAGCCGTCGCGGTTTATTCTGAGGAGGATGCCGTATACGGAATAACCGTATATCTCTATGAACGGAGAGACCGGACTTCTTTTACCCTGGATGTGAACAGAATAGAACAAGTTGAGATGGCTTCTTCATCTCCGGAACCTGAGATATGGGCTATCACTGCTGGAATAAGCGGTTATCCTGAAGCTGCGGATGTACTCAACCGGGCAAGCATGGATGCGGTGGAGGTTTACGACTTCATGATTACGGAGCAGGGAATACCTGAAGATCATGTTATTCTGCTGGTGGATGCAATCGCGACCGTTGACAATTTCATTGATGGTGTTTCCAGTCTGCTGGAAAACGCCGGACCGGAGGACAGAGTAGTAATTTTCTTCAGCGGTCACGGAAACCAGCTTGCTCCTGGTTCCGGTGGACAGGAGGAATCAGATTCCGCGAATGAATCCATCTGTCTTTTTGATGACGAAATTTCAGATGATCAGCTTGCAGACCTTGTTGATTCCCTTGCCGACGCGCCGGTGTTCCTGTTCTTTGATGCATGTCATTCTGGTGGTTTTGTAAACGATTTTACTCAGGGAAGCAATGTTCTGGTACTTACAGCCGCGCGTGAGGATCTCAGCGTAAGCGAAAGGATACTCACTCCGATACTGCTTCAGGGATCTCGCGGAGATGCGGATATTGATGGAAACGGTTATGTTTCCGCACTGGAACTCATGACATACATTGATGGCAGACTTCAGCTCATCTGTCCTGAGTGCGATACTGAACTTGCTCCGAATACATATGTCTGTCCTGAGTGCGGTGCGGCTCTCAAAGGAGAGAACGCCGTCCCGCGACCTCAGCAGGGAATGTTCCTTGATGAAGATGTCGATTTGTGGAGATAGAAGGGATACCAGTGACTGAAGAAAGAGATCTGCATCCACTTGAGAAAAAACTTCTGACATATCTGGAAAAAAACGGAAAATCATCCGATGTGGACATAATCAGAGAGAGCGATCTCCCTGACGAGGGCTCTTTCAGAAGAGCTGCCCAGTGGCTTCTTTCAAGGAAGCTTATCATTGAAGAATCAAGGGAAGAAGAAGTATTCGTTCAACTCGGACCACTTGGCACGCAGAACCTGGAGATCGGCAGTTCTCCGGAGCTGTTAATGCTTCGTGCGGCTTCAAGTGGTAGTACTTCTCTTCAGGAAATCCAGCAGGACACTTCATTTGACAGAGGGCGCTGGGGAAGCGCATTTGGCGCATTGATCAAGAGCGGTCTCCTGAAAAAAGCGGGTGATGAGATTCTTTTCAATGGAAAACCGGAGGAAACTGTTTTCCAGGAAGTCTGGGATCAGGTATACATACCATTATCCGATGGAAATGAAATCAAATTCGCTGACCTTCGAGAAAACATTGCTGAAATAATCGATTCCAGAAGTCCCAGGAGGGGAAAGAGCCGGGCTGAATTCATATTGAACGAGGTCGTAACGAGCATTCTTGACATTACAGCAGAAGGCAGAGAAGCTCTGAAGAAGGCTTTAGAAACAGTCACTATCGGAGCGATGACACCGGAAATTCTTGCTGAAGGATCCTGGAAGGATGCCAGATTCAGAAGGTACCAGGTTGATATTCCCCCATCGAGAATACACACCGGAAGGCTTCACCCTTACAGGCAGTTTCTTGATACCGTGAGGAGACGTTTTATTGGGCTGGGTTTCAGCGAGATGAGAGATTCGCTCGCTGAGAATGAATTCTGGAACAATGATGCTCTGTTCATGCCTCAGTTCCATCCGGCAAGGGATATTCATGATGTCTACTATCTTGAAGAGGGCAGGAGCGTCCCGCCTCCATCAGATGAACTTGAGAAACGGGTTGCAGCCGCTCATGAAAACGGCGGAGATACAGGCAGCAGAGGCTGGGGCTACAAATTCAGCCGTAAGCAATCCCTTCAGGCGATACTCCGCTCGCAGGGAACTTCGCTGTCAGCAAGAACACTTGGTTCGAATCCGAATATACCGGGTAAGTATTTCGCTATTGCAAGATGTTTCAGATACGATCAGGTTGATGCCACTCATCTTCCCGATTTCTTTCAGGTGGAAGGAATAGTGCTTGGTGAACAGATTAATCTGAGGTACTTATTGGGGCTTCTTAAATTATTTGCTGAGGAAATCGCCGGAGCTTCCGATTACAAGTTCCTCCCCGCATACTTCCCTTTTACCGAGCCATCTGTGGAGATGCATATAAAACATCCCCGGCTCGGATGGATCGAGGTAGGTGGAGCGGGGCTTTTCCGGCCTGAGGTTTGTCTTCCGCTCGGAGTCGATGTTCCTGTAATCGCATGGGGACTTGGTCTGGATAGAATGGCCATGCTTGCTCTTGGGCTTAATGATATACGTGATCTGATCACACCTGATCTTACCCGATTGCGCAATATAAAAGTTCAGCCGGATCGTCTCCTTACTGGAAGAAGAGGGGGGGAAGCCAATGCCTAAAATCGAGGTCAGCCGGCAGGACCTTTTCCAACTGTCTCGAATGAAGGATCCCGGTGATGCTGAACTGGCGAACCTTCTGACTCTTGTAAAAGGTGAAATTGATCATTCATTTGAGGACGAGCTTAAGATAGAACTTAACGATACTAACAGGCCTGATCTGTGGTGCGTTGAGGGAGTAGCCAGGGCTTTGAGATGCAGTGAGACCGGTCCATTCAATCACCTTGCTGATCTTCCGGAACCTGCGGGTGAGATTCATGTTGATCAGAAACTCGAAGATGTCAGACCTTTCATTGCGGCGTTTACCGCCTGCGGCTGGAGTCCTGATCAGAAACAATTGAATGCTCTCATCGATGTTCAGGAGAAACTTGCAGCTTCCTTCGGTCGTAACAGGAAAACAGCGGCCATTGGTTTCTACCGACTGGATGAGATCAGGTTTCCCGTGAAATACAGAGCGGTGACTCCTGAGACATCTTTCATTCCGCTTGGTGAAGAACGAGAAATGACCCTGAGCGAAATACTCGCTGATACGGAAACAGGTCGCATATATGCTCATCTTGTTGAAAAAGCTGATCTGTGGCCATTGCTGGAAGATGCATCTGGTTCAACATTATCATTCCCTCCGGTAATCAACAGCCAGACGACCGGAAGAGTGAGACCCGGAGATTCCAGTCTTTTCTGTGAAGTCACCGGGACTGACTGGGAAACTGTACAGCTGACAGCTGCAATACTGGCATGCAATCTCCAGGACAGAGGAGCTTCAATAGCTCCTGTTCTTGTGAAATACCCCGCTTCTCTGCACTCCGAAATGCAGACGCCTGTGATTTTCCGGGACAGTATGACGGCAACGAAAGATGAGATAAGAAAAGTGCTCGGGATTGATATATCTCTTGATTCAGCGAGGGAAGCTCTCCTGAGGATGGATTATGCTTCGGTTGAGATCGAAGGCGATTCGTTGACAGGAATCCTTCCGCCCTACAGGAGGGATGGAATCCATGCAGTCGACATGATTGAGGATATAGCGATTTCCCGTGGACTGGAATCCTTTGAACCGCTCCTTCCTGAACAGTTTACTATCGGTCACAGTGCTCCGGTAGAGGAACTTGTTGATGCTGTACGGACAGTACTGATTGGAGCAGGATGCGAAGAAATTCTCCGTCCCGCACTGACCAGCTGGAGAAAAATAAGGGAAATTACCAGAACTCCGATTGATCCCGTGATGATAGCCAACCCCATGACCGAGGAATATGGAGTTGTCCGAAACACGCTGCTTCCGGGACTTCTTAATGTTGAAAGTACCAGCGCTCATGCTTCTTATCCCCATCGCATATTTGAATCGGGAGAGATTCTGATTTCAGGAGATGACGGCGTCTGCAGAACTGAAATCTATCTTGCCGGTCTTGTCTGCGGTAACAAAGCTGATTTTGGTGATGTTCATTCCATCCTCGGTTCAATCTGTTACTCAAGAGATCTTGATCTATCCCTGAGATCTGTAGAAGATGAAAGGTTTATCAGCGGCAGGTGTGCCACCGTTATCATCAACGGCAAGGAATCCGGCGTAATAGGGGAATTTCACCCTGCAGTTCTTACGGAATGGGGTATTGCTCGTCCGGCTTCCGGATTCGAGATAAACATTGATTCTCTGAAAGAATAGATTGTCACTATATACTCTTATAAGTGAGTTCAGTCCCTCCGGTGATCAGCCGGAGGCTATAAGAAGACTGGTGCACGGTCTGAAAGATGACATGGAGTGGCAGACCCTTCTGGGTGTTACCGGTTCCGGTAAAACCTTCACCATGGCTGGAATCATCGAGAAAATGGGAAGCCCCGTGCTGGTTGTGAGCCACAACAAGACACTTGCTGCCCAGCTTTACAGTGAACTGAAGGGTTTTTTCCCGGATGCTGCCGTTGAGTATTTCGTAAGTTATTACGATTACTACCAGCCCGAAGCCTACCTTCCGACAACGGATACTTTTATCGAAAAGGACGCTGATCTCAACGAAGAGCTGGACAGACTCAGACTCCGTGCAGCTACATCTCTCCTCACGCGGAGGGATGTAATCGTTATTGCGTCCGTAAGTTGTATCTATGGCCTTGGTAATCCTGACACATTCAAATCCAGCTGCCTGGATGTCGCAACAGGCATGATACTCGATCAGGAAAGCTTTCTTTCAGAACTTGTGGGAATGCGGTACTCAAGGAATGATGTTGCTCTGACAAGAGGCAAATTCAGGGTTCGTGGGGATGTTGTGGATGTTGTTCCCGCTTATGGCCGAATGGCGATAAGGGTTGAGTTCTTCGGCAACAGGATAGAGAGTATTTACAGGGTTGATCATTTTACAGGTGACGTTCAGGAGAGCCTGGAGAGAATTTTCATCTACCCTGCAAGGCATTTTGTTACAAGTGAAAGTGAGCTGAACCTGGCGCTTGGACGAATCGAACGGGAACTGGAAGAAACCCTGGCGGATTTCAAACTCAATGGAAAACTGCTTGAAGCGCAAAGGCTGGAATCAAGAACACGTTACGATATCGAACTCATGGCCGAAACGGGATACTGCTCGGGAGTAGAGAACTACAGCAGACACATGTCCGGAAGGAAAGAAGGAGAGCGTCCCGCGTGCCTGCTTGATTACTTCCCTGAGGGAGATATGCTGGTTTTCATAGATGAGTCGCATAGGACGATCCCTCAGTTATCGGCGATGTACAGAGGCGACAGAGCCAGAAAGGAAACACTTGTCAATTACGGATTCAGGCTTCCTTCAGCTCTGGATAACCGGCCATTGTATCTTGACGAATTCATTGAGATAACTGGTAAGAAGATCTGCATGTCCGCAACACCCGCCAAATACGAACTGGATCATTCCTCCCAGATTGTGCAGCAGATCGTCAGACCAACCGGACTGGTGGATCCTGAACTGGAAGTCAGACCGGCCGTAAGCCAGGTTGATGATCTTGTAGAGGAGACCCGGAGGGCGATTGAGTCCGGAGAGAGAGTACTTGTAACTACATTGACCAAAAAGATGGCAGAGGAACTGACCTCATATTTTCAGGATCTATCGATCAATGCCAGATATATTCACAGTGAGGTTGACGCTCTTGAGAGGGTTTCAATTCTCAGAGAACTCAGACTTGCGGATTTCGATGTACTGGTC from Candidatus Aegiribacteria sp. includes the following:
- a CDS encoding caspase family protein; protein product: FMLSVLLFAGIIAVTLPDPSDIQTITAGESAVIDLSSGEGWIRLLEDDYVCLSLSVSGGVNLTAYDNSGAILCKSDPGAEMVLSAFSDYWFYVFLERETSSCDSDVILSAEIVEPVELIVREDVSGRVDRNEMAEIYTFSPMERGNWTFRLEGTGGTDLDLEIYGSNMSLCGSSASLEGFETVTVAALPGEELTAVVSRYGKSGSGEYYFSVEPSGRFPEFDSDMMEASIEPGEIHRYLIPEHSKPVFLDLTILSPGADIDLVIRDTAGEYLMGSQSYSSIETLLLPASEAEVVANVILYDSPDDELVPYIMSSGKIGSVFSLIPVKTIISVGLTEKTCPIGFSPPESRIFEVSVIFDKTRDGDVRVFRGSGEPVLTFSSERGDEKFLLWVSQSDTVWVYPFFNEADMSGDATVRIAAADSREIDESYSGEIGDNSSTEFFTVTAQAGTILDIALSGEDREVDIDLFVSGPGIDLVAEGWLSNVDAAGDEAVAVYSEEDAVYGITVYLYERRDRTSFTLDVNRIEQVEMASSSPEPEIWAITAGISGYPEAADVLNRASMDAVEVYDFMITEQGIPEDHVILLVDAIATVDNFIDGVSSLLENAGPEDRVVIFFSGHGNQLAPGSGGQEESDSANESICLFDDEISDDQLADLVDSLADAPVFLFFDACHSGGFVNDFTQGSNVLVLTAAREDLSVSERILTPILLQGSRGDADIDGNGYVSALELMTYIDGRLQLICPECDTELAPNTYVCPECGAALKGENAVPRPQQGMFLDEDVDLWR
- a CDS encoding phenylalanine--tRNA ligase subunit alpha: MTEERDLHPLEKKLLTYLEKNGKSSDVDIIRESDLPDEGSFRRAAQWLLSRKLIIEESREEEVFVQLGPLGTQNLEIGSSPELLMLRAASSGSTSLQEIQQDTSFDRGRWGSAFGALIKSGLLKKAGDEILFNGKPEETVFQEVWDQVYIPLSDGNEIKFADLRENIAEIIDSRSPRRGKSRAEFILNEVVTSILDITAEGREALKKALETVTIGAMTPEILAEGSWKDARFRRYQVDIPPSRIHTGRLHPYRQFLDTVRRRFIGLGFSEMRDSLAENEFWNNDALFMPQFHPARDIHDVYYLEEGRSVPPPSDELEKRVAAAHENGGDTGSRGWGYKFSRKQSLQAILRSQGTSLSARTLGSNPNIPGKYFAIARCFRYDQVDATHLPDFFQVEGIVLGEQINLRYLLGLLKLFAEEIAGASDYKFLPAYFPFTEPSVEMHIKHPRLGWIEVGGAGLFRPEVCLPLGVDVPVIAWGLGLDRMAMLALGLNDIRDLITPDLTRLRNIKVQPDRLLTGRRGGEANA
- the pheT gene encoding phenylalanine--tRNA ligase subunit beta encodes the protein MPKIEVSRQDLFQLSRMKDPGDAELANLLTLVKGEIDHSFEDELKIELNDTNRPDLWCVEGVARALRCSETGPFNHLADLPEPAGEIHVDQKLEDVRPFIAAFTACGWSPDQKQLNALIDVQEKLAASFGRNRKTAAIGFYRLDEIRFPVKYRAVTPETSFIPLGEEREMTLSEILADTETGRIYAHLVEKADLWPLLEDASGSTLSFPPVINSQTTGRVRPGDSSLFCEVTGTDWETVQLTAAILACNLQDRGASIAPVLVKYPASLHSEMQTPVIFRDSMTATKDEIRKVLGIDISLDSAREALLRMDYASVEIEGDSLTGILPPYRRDGIHAVDMIEDIAISRGLESFEPLLPEQFTIGHSAPVEELVDAVRTVLIGAGCEEILRPALTSWRKIREITRTPIDPVMIANPMTEEYGVVRNTLLPGLLNVESTSAHASYPHRIFESGEILISGDDGVCRTEIYLAGLVCGNKADFGDVHSILGSICYSRDLDLSLRSVEDERFISGRCATVIINGKESGVIGEFHPAVLTEWGIARPASGFEINIDSLKE
- the uvrB gene encoding excinuclease ABC subunit UvrB, yielding MSLYTLISEFSPSGDQPEAIRRLVHGLKDDMEWQTLLGVTGSGKTFTMAGIIEKMGSPVLVVSHNKTLAAQLYSELKGFFPDAAVEYFVSYYDYYQPEAYLPTTDTFIEKDADLNEELDRLRLRAATSLLTRRDVIVIASVSCIYGLGNPDTFKSSCLDVATGMILDQESFLSELVGMRYSRNDVALTRGKFRVRGDVVDVVPAYGRMAIRVEFFGNRIESIYRVDHFTGDVQESLERIFIYPARHFVTSESELNLALGRIERELEETLADFKLNGKLLEAQRLESRTRYDIELMAETGYCSGVENYSRHMSGRKEGERPACLLDYFPEGDMLVFIDESHRTIPQLSAMYRGDRARKETLVNYGFRLPSALDNRPLYLDEFIEITGKKICMSATPAKYELDHSSQIVQQIVRPTGLVDPELEVRPAVSQVDDLVEETRRAIESGERVLVTTLTKKMAEELTSYFQDLSINARYIHSEVDALERVSILRELRLADFDVLVGVNLLREGLDLPEVAMVAILDADKEGFLRSRTSLIQTAGRAARNLTGRVILYADRITDSMEYAITETARRRKIQLQYNIDNNITPESIRKSREDILRATSIADIFKS